In Caldicellulosiruptor morganii, the following proteins share a genomic window:
- the serS gene encoding serine--tRNA ligase translates to MLDLKFIRSSPDRVQEGLNKRYKDITIEPVLKLDEKRRKLLSEVEKMKATQNQKSKEIPKLKKEGKDITDLMNELKELSDRIKALDDEVKEVEDEIEKILLTIPNIPHESVPVGKDDSANVEVRRWGEPGAFDFEIKPHWEIGEKLGILDFERASKVSGSRFTFYRGLGARLERALINFMLDLHIEKHGYLELFPPFLVARKSMIGTGQLPKFEEDAFKTTDDYFLIPTAEVPVTNYHREEILKEEDLPIKYVAYSACFRAEAGAAGKDTRGLIRQHQFNKVELVKFAKPEDSYDELEKLTADAEDVLKHLGLPYRVVLLCSGDLGFSSAKTYDIEVWMPSYGRYVEISSCSNFESFQARRANIRFRRKDGKLDYVHTLNGSGLAVGRTVAAILENFQQKDGSVVIPEVLRKYMGTDIIK, encoded by the coding sequence ATGCTTGATTTGAAGTTTATAAGAAGTAGTCCAGACAGAGTACAGGAAGGACTTAACAAGAGATACAAGGATATTACGATTGAGCCTGTTTTAAAGCTTGACGAGAAAAGAAGAAAGCTTCTATCCGAAGTTGAAAAGATGAAAGCAACCCAAAACCAGAAGTCAAAAGAGATTCCAAAGCTCAAAAAAGAAGGAAAAGATATAACAGATCTTATGAATGAACTGAAGGAACTGTCTGACAGAATAAAAGCACTGGATGATGAGGTAAAAGAGGTTGAAGACGAGATAGAAAAAATTTTACTGACTATTCCCAATATTCCTCATGAGTCAGTGCCGGTTGGGAAAGACGATTCAGCAAATGTTGAGGTACGCAGGTGGGGAGAGCCAGGAGCTTTTGACTTTGAGATAAAACCTCACTGGGAAATAGGAGAAAAGCTGGGTATTCTGGATTTTGAAAGAGCCTCAAAGGTTTCAGGCAGCCGATTTACCTTTTACAGAGGGCTTGGAGCAAGGCTTGAGAGGGCTTTAATTAACTTTATGCTTGACCTTCACATAGAAAAACATGGGTATTTGGAGCTTTTCCCGCCTTTTCTGGTTGCCAGAAAATCTATGATTGGCACAGGACAGCTTCCAAAGTTTGAAGAAGACGCTTTTAAAACAACAGATGATTATTTTCTGATTCCAACTGCAGAGGTGCCTGTTACAAACTATCACAGAGAGGAGATATTAAAGGAGGAAGACCTTCCAATAAAATATGTTGCATATTCTGCATGTTTCAGAGCAGAGGCAGGAGCTGCTGGCAAGGACACAAGAGGGCTTATTCGCCAGCATCAATTTAACAAGGTTGAGCTTGTAAAGTTTGCAAAGCCAGAGGATTCTTATGACGAATTGGAGAAACTCACAGCCGATGCAGAGGATGTTCTAAAGCACTTAGGACTTCCTTACAGAGTTGTTCTTCTTTGCTCAGGAGATCTGGGTTTTTCATCGGCAAAGACATATGATATTGAAGTCTGGATGCCAAGCTATGGAAGATATGTTGAAATTTCGTCATGTTCTAATTTTGAAAGTTTTCAGGCAAGAAGAGCAAATATCAGGTTCAGAAGAAAAGATGGTAAGCTTGACTATGTCCACACACTGAATGGTTCGGGGCTTGCTGTTGGTAGAACTGTGGCAGCAATACTCGAAAACTTCCAGCAAAAAGATGGAAGCGTGGTTATTCCGGAGGTTTTGCGAAAGTACATGGGGACAGACATTATTAAATGA
- a CDS encoding Athe_2463 domain-containing protein encodes MAHAIDYSAVANNFYEGGFDSYKGITRDDVLRDILPDNTDASINVPGKGTFYLNTEYAIDYRRAVYGLPGSVPGNPWKPSSVGYWWIKEYEPNVATLVPPNTSGATRVIFEYDGYGKDGQPYQNITIEIIKKSIARTMDF; translated from the coding sequence ATGGCGCATGCTATTGATTATAGTGCAGTAGCAAATAATTTTTATGAGGGTGGGTTTGACAGTTACAAAGGTATAACAAGGGATGATGTTCTAAGAGATATATTACCAGATAATACAGATGCATCTATAAACGTTCCAGGTAAAGGTACATTCTATTTGAATACTGAGTATGCAATAGATTATAGAAGAGCAGTATATGGTTTACCTGGCAGTGTTCCTGGCAATCCGTGGAAACCATCTTCGGTTGGCTACTGGTGGATAAAGGAGTATGAACCAAACGTTGCAACACTTGTTCCACCTAATACTTCTGGAGCAACCAGGGTTATATTTGAGTATGATGGATATGGGAAGGATGGGCAACCTTATCAGAATATTACTATAGAAATTATAAAAAAGTCCATTGCCCGCACAATGGACTTTTAG
- a CDS encoding type II toxin-antitoxin system HicA family toxin gives MSSKYPLLKPQEVIRALKKAGFREVAQKGSHLKLKKENPTRIVIIPMHEEVARGTLKSILEQAGISLEEFLELL, from the coding sequence ATGTCCTCCAAATATCCCTTATTAAAGCCACAGGAAGTAATAAGAGCGCTCAAGAAAGCTGGATTCAGAGAAGTAGCGCAAAAAGGTAGTCATCTCAAGCTAAAGAAAGAGAATCCAACAAGGATTGTGATTATTCCAATGCACGAAGAGGTTGCAAGGGGAACACTGAAAAGTATTTTGGAACAAGCAGGAATAAGTTTGGAAGAGTTTTTAGAACTTCTTTGA
- a CDS encoding type II toxin-antitoxin system HicB family antitoxin, translating to MVFTVVVNKEDNWYVAKCVENSVASQGKTIEEAIANLKEALELYYEGEEIQKPQMPPLITTIEVAV from the coding sequence ATGGTGTTTACAGTGGTAGTAAACAAAGAGGACAACTGGTATGTAGCTAAATGTGTGGAAAACAGTGTAGCCTCGCAGGGAAAAACTATTGAAGAAGCAATAGCAAACCTGAAAGAAGCTCTTGAACTTTACTATGAGGGAGAAGAAATACAAAAACCACAAATGCCACCACTGATAACTACTATAGAGGTGGCAGTATGA
- a CDS encoding Txe/YoeB family addiction module toxin: protein MGYKLKFSKYALKDAKKLEECGLDKKAKEILRILKENLYQNPPPYEKLKGELSGKFSRRINIQHRIIYEVLEEEKIVKIYRMWTHYE, encoded by the coding sequence ATGGGATATAAATTAAAGTTTTCAAAATATGCTTTAAAAGATGCAAAGAAACTAGAAGAATGCGGATTGGATAAAAAAGCAAAGGAAATTTTAAGAATATTAAAAGAAAATCTATATCAAAATCCGCCACCTTATGAGAAATTAAAAGGAGAGCTAAGTGGCAAGTTTTCAAGAAGAATAAACATACAGCATAGGATAATATACGAAGTTTTAGAAGAAGAAAAGATTGTTAAAATTTATAGGATGTGGACACACTACGAATAG
- a CDS encoding type II toxin-antitoxin system Phd/YefM family antitoxin: MKTMPVTKVRQNIYKIIEQVRETSEPIQITSKKGNAILISEEDWNAIQETLYLLSIPNLKESISDADKVPLDEWEDEEDLGWDIN; the protein is encoded by the coding sequence ATGAAAACAATGCCTGTAACAAAAGTAAGGCAGAACATATACAAAATAATTGAACAGGTGAGGGAAACCAGTGAGCCAATACAAATAACTTCAAAAAAAGGTAATGCAATTTTGATCTCTGAGGAAGACTGGAATGCAATTCAGGAAACATTGTATTTGCTATCAATACCCAACCTAAAAGAAAGTATTTCAGATGCTGATAAAGTTCCTTTAGATGAATGGGAAGATGAGGAAGATTTAGGATGGGATATAAATTAA
- a CDS encoding energy-coupling factor ABC transporter ATP-binding protein has product MNVYMAKNLTFKVNNKIILDNLNFEIEKGKSYALIGCNGSGKTTLMKILAGVELNFEGELYFFGRRLDKSTFGKLFEEGFYKKVGYMFQDTDLQLFNLNVFDEIAFGPRQYIADEKEIEKRVLEVSKLFGLENLLQNDILTLSGGEKKKVALASILVNNPDVLILDEPTNDLDPKSIRFIAKVLGELKNTGKTIIISTHRFDVLLLLADFTIVISSDHRILRIGKTDEILKERELLVEANVIDEEFEIFRKYL; this is encoded by the coding sequence ATGAACGTTTACATGGCAAAAAACCTGACTTTTAAGGTTAACAACAAAATCATTCTTGATAACCTGAATTTTGAAATAGAAAAAGGGAAGTCATATGCGCTCATTGGCTGCAACGGCAGTGGCAAGACCACGCTTATGAAGATTCTTGCAGGTGTGGAACTTAACTTTGAAGGTGAGCTTTATTTTTTCGGCAGGAGATTGGACAAATCTACTTTTGGGAAGTTGTTTGAAGAAGGTTTTTACAAAAAAGTGGGGTATATGTTTCAGGATACCGACCTTCAGCTTTTTAACCTGAATGTGTTTGACGAGATTGCATTTGGACCGAGGCAATACATTGCTGATGAAAAAGAAATAGAAAAAAGGGTTCTGGAGGTTTCAAAGCTTTTTGGTTTAGAGAATTTGCTGCAAAATGACATACTTACCTTAAGTGGCGGAGAAAAGAAAAAGGTAGCACTTGCATCAATCCTTGTAAACAATCCCGATGTTCTTATTCTGGATGAGCCAACAAACGACCTTGACCCAAAGAGCATAAGATTCATTGCAAAAGTCCTGGGTGAGCTGAAAAATACAGGAAAAACAATTATTATCTCAACCCATCGTTTTGATGTGCTTTTGCTTCTTGCTGATTTTACAATTGTTATATCTTCTGACCACAGGATTTTAAGGATTGGAAAAACAGATGAAATCTTGAAAGAAAGAGAGCTTTTGGTGGAAGCAAATGTGATAGATGAGGAATTTGAGATTTTTAGGAAATACTTATAA
- a CDS encoding energy-coupling factor transporter transmembrane component T has translation MLPEFLKHEDNFTLDVEKESYIEKSISEYLKLSQWFFKTNKSAFTKIDEWAKLVFLFWFSFLVATLQSLYFMALAFSVIIVIAIISRADTKALLVSSWAFVPLFTFIIGIPYAISSKNFIPTILQSFKTGIIIMIGEVVIYNSRIDRLFKPFSFFGGLREFTWLVELTLRNILILITTITQILFAKKTRTAGKTFNKSVFVGQMLRVVMAKSMYVSENTVVAMRTRGYSPKNKSAFSIYKFRIGAGEIITLLLLLILTILERILI, from the coding sequence GTGCTACCGGAATTTTTAAAACATGAAGATAATTTTACACTGGATGTTGAAAAAGAAAGTTATATAGAAAAATCTATTTCGGAGTATTTAAAGCTTTCACAGTGGTTTTTTAAAACAAACAAAAGCGCTTTTACGAAGATTGATGAATGGGCAAAGCTTGTATTTTTGTTCTGGTTTAGTTTTCTGGTTGCAACATTACAAAGTTTATATTTTATGGCGCTTGCATTTTCAGTGATAATTGTAATTGCCATTATTTCCAGGGCAGATACAAAGGCTTTGCTGGTTTCTTCATGGGCTTTTGTACCGCTTTTTACATTTATAATAGGTATTCCTTATGCAATATCGAGTAAAAATTTTATTCCTACCATTTTACAGAGCTTTAAGACAGGGATTATAATAATGATAGGTGAGGTTGTAATTTATAATTCAAGAATTGACAGGCTTTTTAAGCCTTTTTCTTTTTTTGGGGGCTTGAGAGAGTTTACCTGGCTTGTTGAACTTACCCTGAGAAATATCCTTATTCTCATTACAACAATAACGCAGATTCTATTTGCCAAAAAGACAAGAACGGCAGGAAAGACTTTCAACAAATCGGTTTTTGTTGGACAGATGCTAAGAGTTGTAATGGCAAAAAGTATGTATGTATCAGAAAATACAGTTGTTGCAATGAGAACACGGGGATACAGCCCGAAGAATAAAAGTGCTTTTTCAATATACAAGTTCAGAATTGGAGCAGGCGAAATTATCACGCTGCTGCTACTATTAATCCTGACAATTTTGGAGAGGATACTGATATGA
- a CDS encoding PDGLE domain-containing protein: protein MKEKNYKDSIKKVIIALFALAFLTPLGLLTQNPAFGEWTEEEIKKMLGFVPEGIKKYADIYKFDLFDGYTVKFIHNDYIGYILSAIIGIAVIFVLFYILKFAMSERK, encoded by the coding sequence ATGAAAGAAAAGAATTATAAGGACAGCATCAAGAAAGTTATCATAGCTCTTTTTGCGCTTGCTTTTTTGACCCCTCTTGGGCTTCTGACTCAGAACCCTGCTTTTGGTGAGTGGACTGAAGAGGAAATAAAAAAGATGCTCGGGTTTGTGCCGGAAGGAATAAAAAAGTATGCTGATATTTACAAATTTGATCTGTTTGATGGTTATACGGTGAAGTTTATTCATAATGACTATATAGGCTATATTTTGTCGGCAATAATTGGGATTGCTGTTATATTTGTATTGTTTTACATTCTAAAATTTGCAATGTCAGAAAGGAAGTAG
- a CDS encoding glycoside hydrolase family 2 TIM barrel-domain containing protein, with product MEKINLNRSWEYAESSLVNVLNLESLNLEWKKVDLPHDAVIEKERSANNPSGASEGYTPGLSLYYKKELVLEKDWEGKNLILEFEGIMGISEVFVNGRLVAKHFNGYTSFLVDITKHVKFGNKNIIVVHVENTHKPGSRWYAGCGIYRHVWLHLGGKVYIKPWRLHVETRAIENEKAVLEIRATLANSTNESVQGVVEFSIFSDDDKLIADTQEQFVLSNNEEKTIGKIITLSPFKYWDIENPCLYKIRAAIKIDENIEDSSSTFFGIRTISVSPEEGLKLNGKIIKLKGGCIHHDNGPLGSASYDRAEERKVELLKASGFNAVRLAHNPFAPAFLEACDRLGLLVIEEFFDVWTAGKLSFDYHLFFDKYWEEDLEATIVRDYNHPSIIMWSIGNEITWGVGIDVDDEDGYSSIYTWCSRLAQKVKELDSTRLVTAAFCAIPADYESLLATIEDGNNVIRMLKQGPVVNNDRWGKVTEKFFKFLDVAGYNYKVDRYSYDLEKYPDRIICGTETYPYTLFKNWTETVKNPNVIGDFVWTAIDYLGEAGIGRVCTDENEAKMFGGEFPWFYANCGDIDICGDKRPQSYYRDIVWGLRKEPYIVVLPPQLFGKKLYFRPWAWEPVERSYTFPGCEGMPLAVHVYADADEVEVFVNGKSLGRKPCNFDTRFKAVFELLYEPGIIEAVAYKNGKEIGTDKIETADRPVALKLLPDRNVISSRDDLCYIKIIAVDKKEREVPYADNRVTVEVEGAGRFVALGTSDPLSTELFVRPQRKLYKGRALAIVKSIGEEGEIRVRVLAEGLKSAEVVIKCL from the coding sequence ATGGAGAAAATAAACTTGAACAGGTCCTGGGAGTATGCTGAAAGCAGCCTGGTTAACGTTTTAAATTTAGAGAGTTTAAATTTGGAATGGAAGAAAGTAGATTTACCGCATGATGCTGTTATTGAGAAAGAAAGAAGTGCAAATAATCCCTCTGGTGCCTCAGAAGGATATACACCGGGCTTGAGTTTGTATTACAAAAAAGAGCTGGTGTTAGAAAAGGATTGGGAAGGCAAGAACTTAATACTTGAGTTTGAAGGGATAATGGGTATCTCAGAGGTCTTTGTAAATGGAAGGCTTGTTGCCAAACATTTCAATGGATACACAAGTTTTCTTGTCGATATAACAAAACATGTTAAGTTTGGTAACAAAAATATTATTGTTGTACATGTGGAAAATACTCATAAACCAGGTTCAAGATGGTATGCGGGCTGTGGCATATACAGGCATGTGTGGCTTCATTTGGGTGGCAAAGTTTACATAAAACCGTGGCGCTTGCATGTTGAAACCAGAGCTATTGAAAATGAAAAGGCAGTGTTAGAAATCAGAGCAACTCTGGCAAATAGCACAAATGAGAGTGTTCAGGGAGTTGTGGAGTTCAGTATCTTTTCGGATGATGATAAGCTGATAGCAGACACTCAGGAGCAATTTGTTCTCAGCAACAATGAGGAAAAAACAATTGGTAAAATCATAACATTATCACCATTTAAATATTGGGATATAGAAAATCCCTGTCTTTATAAAATTCGTGCAGCAATTAAAATAGATGAGAATATTGAAGACAGCAGTTCTACGTTTTTTGGAATACGTACAATATCGGTAAGTCCGGAAGAAGGGTTAAAGCTGAATGGTAAGATTATAAAATTAAAGGGTGGATGTATCCATCATGACAACGGACCTCTTGGTAGTGCCAGCTATGATAGAGCAGAGGAGAGAAAGGTTGAGCTTTTAAAAGCTTCCGGGTTCAATGCAGTAAGACTTGCCCATAATCCGTTTGCACCGGCATTTTTGGAGGCATGCGATAGATTGGGTTTGCTTGTAATTGAGGAATTTTTTGATGTCTGGACGGCAGGCAAACTGAGTTTCGACTACCATCTTTTCTTTGACAAGTATTGGGAAGAAGATTTGGAAGCCACCATTGTGAGAGATTATAATCACCCTTCCATTATAATGTGGTCTATTGGGAATGAAATTACCTGGGGTGTTGGAATTGATGTAGATGATGAAGATGGATATTCAAGCATATACACATGGTGCAGTCGCCTGGCACAAAAAGTAAAAGAACTGGATTCAACAAGATTGGTCACTGCAGCGTTTTGTGCAATTCCCGCCGATTATGAAAGCCTTCTTGCAACAATTGAAGACGGGAATAATGTAATTAGAATGTTAAAACAGGGACCGGTTGTAAACAACGACAGGTGGGGGAAAGTTACAGAAAAATTTTTTAAGTTTTTAGATGTTGCAGGTTATAACTACAAAGTGGACAGATATTCATATGATTTAGAAAAGTATCCTGACCGTATCATATGTGGCACAGAGACGTATCCATATACTTTGTTCAAAAACTGGACCGAAACTGTAAAAAATCCAAATGTTATTGGTGATTTTGTATGGACTGCTATTGACTATCTGGGTGAAGCAGGAATAGGTAGAGTCTGTACAGACGAGAATGAAGCTAAGATGTTTGGTGGCGAGTTTCCATGGTTTTATGCAAACTGTGGGGATATAGATATTTGTGGAGATAAACGTCCTCAGTCCTATTATCGTGATATAGTTTGGGGATTGAGAAAAGAACCCTATATAGTAGTCCTTCCACCACAGCTTTTTGGGAAAAAACTGTATTTCAGACCCTGGGCGTGGGAACCTGTTGAGCGCAGCTATACATTTCCGGGCTGTGAAGGGATGCCTTTGGCAGTTCATGTTTATGCAGATGCGGATGAGGTGGAAGTGTTTGTAAATGGGAAAAGTCTTGGGCGAAAACCGTGTAATTTTGATACCCGGTTTAAAGCGGTATTTGAATTGCTTTATGAACCGGGCATTATTGAAGCAGTGGCGTATAAAAATGGCAAAGAAATTGGCACAGATAAGATAGAGACAGCTGACAGACCAGTTGCTTTAAAGCTGCTGCCTGACAGAAATGTAATTTCTTCACGTGATGATTTGTGCTATATAAAAATCATTGCAGTGGATAAAAAGGAAAGAGAAGTACCATATGCAGATAACAGAGTAACTGTAGAGGTTGAAGGTGCGGGTAGATTTGTGGCATTGGGAACATCTGACCCACTGTCAACCGAGCTTTTTGTTAGACCTCAAAGAAAGCTTTATAAAGGACGTGCACTTGCAATCGTAAAGAGCATTGGGGAGGAAGGAGAGATTAGAGTCAGAGTTTTAGCAGAAGGGCTTAAGAGTGCAGAAGTTGTTATAAAGTGCCTGTAA
- the uxuA gene encoding mannonate dehydratase has translation MGFKMTFRWFGPNDDSIPLEYIRQIPGIYGVVTALFDIPVGEVWPEEKILELKKMVEDAGLKFEVIESVNVHEDIKLGLPTRDRYIENYKQTIRNLAKAGIKVICYNFMPVFDWLRTDLAKKLSDGSEVMEYNHEMLKNLTPDELVKSMESGSRGFSLPGWESYRLRQLQNLFELYKEVDEEKLLQNLIYFLENIIPVCEECDVRMAIHPDDPPWSLFGLPRIVTNKENIERFLKAVDSPYNGLTLCTGSLGANRENNIPELIRYFGKMGRIHFMHVRNIKFTGERSFYETSHLSADGSFDMFEIMKAIYDIGFEGYLRPDHGRMIWGEKGRPGYGLYDRALGVAYLNGLWEAIEKMSKR, from the coding sequence ATGGGTTTTAAAATGACATTCAGGTGGTTTGGACCAAATGACGATAGCATTCCACTTGAGTATATTCGTCAGATTCCAGGAATATATGGTGTTGTAACTGCTCTTTTTGACATTCCGGTGGGTGAGGTTTGGCCGGAGGAGAAAATATTGGAACTTAAAAAGATGGTGGAGGACGCAGGGCTCAAGTTTGAAGTGATAGAAAGTGTAAACGTTCATGAGGATATAAAGCTTGGACTTCCAACAAGAGACAGGTATATAGAAAACTACAAACAGACCATAAGAAACTTAGCAAAAGCAGGTATAAAGGTTATATGTTACAACTTCATGCCTGTGTTTGACTGGCTGAGAACAGACCTTGCTAAAAAGCTTTCTGATGGTTCAGAGGTTATGGAATACAATCATGAGATGCTAAAGAATCTCACACCGGATGAACTTGTAAAGAGCATGGAGAGTGGCTCAAGGGGATTTTCACTTCCGGGCTGGGAAAGCTACAGGCTAAGACAGCTGCAAAATCTTTTTGAGCTGTACAAAGAAGTTGATGAAGAGAAGCTTCTTCAAAATTTAATCTACTTTTTGGAAAACATAATTCCTGTTTGTGAAGAGTGCGATGTTAGGATGGCAATTCATCCTGATGACCCGCCATGGTCACTATTTGGACTTCCAAGAATTGTAACAAATAAAGAGAACATAGAAAGATTTCTAAAGGCTGTTGACAGTCCGTACAATGGTCTTACGCTCTGTACAGGTTCACTCGGTGCAAACAGGGAGAACAATATTCCAGAGCTTATAAGATATTTTGGCAAAATGGGCAGGATTCACTTTATGCATGTGAGAAATATTAAATTTACAGGTGAGAGGTCTTTTTATGAGACATCACACCTGTCAGCAGATGGCTCGTTTGACATGTTTGAGATAATGAAGGCGATATATGATATAGGATTTGAAGGGTATTTGCGACCTGACCATGGAAGAATGATTTGGGGAGAAAAGGGAAGACCTGGCTATGGGCTTTATGACAGGGCACTTGGAGTTGCATATCTAAATGGTCTCTGGGAAGCTATAGAGAAGATGTCAAAACGGTAA
- a CDS encoding mannitol dehydrogenase family protein, producing the protein MLKLNKESLAHKDLWQKIQIETPKFDMEDVIKNTLKNPTCLHFGAGNIFRGYIAALWQDLLEKGEVQTGIIAAELFDYEIIDRIYKPYDNLCLVVTADAKGNLQKRVIASITEALKCDPDFKDDWTRLCEIFKSATLQMVTFTITEKGYNIFDLEGKYLPQVREDIENGPEKPKSSMGKVASLLYVRYRNGKHPIAVVSLDNCSRNGERLYSSIIQIAKEWAKNKLVEEGFVEYLSNPSSVSFPWSMIDKIVPRPSESIKELLEKDRLEKMDIICTSKNTYIAPFVNTEKSQYLVIEDSFPNGRPPLEKAGVYFADRQTVENSERMKVQTCLNPLHTALAIFGCLLGYRTIYEEVKDRCLKKLIEKIGYEEGLPVVVDPGIIDPKEYLKEVIEERFPNPYIPDTPQRIATDTSQKMPVRFGETIKAYSESPNLDVRSLKFIPLVIAGWLRYLLCVDDSGKPFEPSPDPLLDELRKYISGIELGREVENLDQKLKPILSNQTLFRVNLFEVGLAEKVIGYFKEMIEGAGAVRKTLEKCWMQLNKKERSRMGKWVLK; encoded by the coding sequence ATGCTAAAGTTAAATAAAGAAAGTCTTGCACATAAAGATTTGTGGCAAAAGATTCAAATTGAGACACCAAAGTTTGATATGGAAGATGTTATAAAAAACACACTTAAAAATCCCACATGTCTTCACTTTGGGGCAGGGAATATCTTCAGAGGGTACATTGCAGCACTTTGGCAGGATTTGTTAGAAAAAGGCGAGGTTCAGACAGGGATTATTGCAGCAGAGCTATTTGACTATGAAATTATAGATAGAATCTACAAACCATATGATAATCTTTGTTTGGTTGTCACAGCAGATGCAAAAGGAAATCTGCAAAAAAGAGTAATTGCAAGTATTACTGAAGCACTAAAGTGCGACCCTGATTTTAAAGATGATTGGACAAGGCTTTGTGAAATTTTCAAAAGTGCAACTTTGCAAATGGTGACATTTACTATTACAGAAAAGGGATACAATATTTTTGATCTGGAAGGTAAATATCTGCCACAGGTAAGAGAGGACATAGAAAACGGACCAGAAAAGCCTAAAAGTAGTATGGGGAAGGTTGCCTCACTTTTGTATGTAAGGTACAGAAATGGTAAGCACCCGATTGCAGTTGTTAGCCTTGACAACTGCTCAAGAAATGGTGAGAGGCTTTATAGTTCAATCATTCAAATAGCAAAAGAGTGGGCAAAAAACAAATTAGTAGAAGAAGGATTTGTTGAATATCTCAGCAATCCTTCTTCAGTTAGTTTTCCATGGAGCATGATAGACAAGATTGTTCCAAGACCTTCTGAGAGCATAAAAGAACTGCTTGAAAAAGACCGATTGGAGAAAATGGATATAATCTGTACATCCAAAAACACGTATATAGCGCCTTTTGTCAATACAGAAAAGTCTCAGTATCTTGTGATTGAAGACAGCTTTCCAAATGGCAGACCGCCTCTTGAGAAGGCAGGAGTTTATTTTGCAGACAGGCAGACGGTTGAAAACTCAGAGCGAATGAAGGTGCAGACCTGTCTCAATCCGCTACACACTGCTTTGGCGATATTTGGGTGTCTTCTTGGTTACAGGACAATCTATGAAGAGGTAAAAGACCGGTGTCTAAAGAAACTTATCGAGAAAATAGGATACGAAGAGGGATTGCCTGTTGTGGTTGACCCCGGGATAATTGACCCGAAAGAATATCTTAAAGAGGTAATTGAGGAGAGGTTTCCCAACCCGTATATACCGGATACACCGCAGAGAATAGCAACAGACACATCTCAGAAGATGCCGGTGAGATTTGGTGAGACAATAAAGGCGTACAGCGAAAGTCCAAATTTGGATGTAAGAAGTTTAAAGTTCATACCGCTTGTGATAGCAGGGTGGCTGAGATACCTTTTGTGTGTAGATGACAGTGGCAAGCCTTTTGAGCCAAGTCCCGACCCCCTTTTGGATGAGCTTAGAAAATATATCAGCGGGATTGAGCTTGGCAGGGAGGTAGAAAATTTAGATCAGAAGCTAAAACCCATATTATCAAACCAGACGCTCTTTAGAGTAAATCTTTTTGAGGTTGGTCTGGCAGAAAAGGTTATTGGTTATTTTAAAGAGATGATAGAAGGTGCTGGTGCTGTAAGGAAGACACTTGAGAAATGTTGGATGCAATTAAACAAAAAGGAAAGGAGTCGAATGGGAAAATGGGTTTTAAAATGA